In a single window of the Arachis hypogaea cultivar Tifrunner chromosome 6, arahy.Tifrunner.gnm2.J5K5, whole genome shotgun sequence genome:
- the LOC112695674 gene encoding peptide chain release factor 1, mitochondrial, whose amino-acid sequence MRTLAKFICRSLCILPRHFQSTPPFPHPIFHPRIPFFLRFYSAEVQPQLSTELLGIMEQRLSAIEYRSATLNNLLNQPEIPPSEYARANKELRKLSSSLHLINELRAKQKEIDGLKSLVAECSDDKDMLNMATEEMGQAIEEERRLQHLLLKSLLPKDDADERDCILEVRAGTGGEEASLFAMDIFKMYEKYAHKNGWKFVVVDIAQSDFKGYKEASAAIAGDGAFGKLKFESGIHRVQRVPVTEKLGRVHTSAVSVAILPQADEVDVQLKNEDLKIDTYRSGGSGGQHANTTNSAVRITHIPTGITVAIQDERSQHQNKAKALKVLCAKLFEMERVRAHSTRSKLRSEQIGSGDRSERIRTYNFPQGRVTDHRVGITYHSIDDVMQGENLEVFIDALLLQEEMDAIATFSSSQ is encoded by the exons ATGAGAACTCTTGCAAAATTTATTTGTCGTTCTCTTTGTATCTTGCCCAGGCACTTCCAATCAACTCCGCCATTCCCACACCCAATATTCCACCCTCGAATTCCATTTTTCCTACGTTTTTACTCAGCCG AAGTGCAACCTCAACTATCTACGGAGCTCTTGGGCATAATGGAACAGAGACTGTCTGCTATTGAGTACAGGTCTGCCACTCTCAACAATCTTCTCAATCAG CCCGAAATACCACCATCAGAATACGCAAGAGCAAATAAGGAGCTTCGGAAGCTGAGCAGTTCGTTACACCTTATTAACGAGTTGAGGGCTAAACAGAAG GAAATTGATGGCTTGAAGTCACTGGTGGCTGAATGTTCCGATGACAAAGACATGCTTAACATGGCGACAGAGGAAATGGGACAGGCCATAGAGGAAGAACGAAGACTGCAACATTTGCTGTTGAAGTCCTTACTTCCTAAGGATGATGCTGATGAAAGGGACTGCATTTTGGAGGTCAGAGCAGGCACTGGTGGGGAGGAGGCTTCTTTGTTTGCAATGGACATTTTCAAAAT GTACGAAAAGTATGCTCACAAGAATGGCTGGAAATTTGTAGTAGTAGATATTGCTCAATCAGATTTTAAAGGATACAAG GAAGCTAGTGCAGCAATTGCTGGAGATGGTGCTTTTGGGAAACTAAAATTTGAAAGTGGAATACATAGAGTACAG agAGTTCCTGTGACAGAAAAATTAGGACGAGTTCATACCAGTGCTGTTTCTGTCGCAATCCTCCCTCAGGCTGACgag GTTGATGTTCAATTGAAGAATGAAGACTTAAAAATTGATACCTACAGATCTGGTGGTTCGGGTGGTCAGCATGCAAATACAACAAACAGTGCTGTTAGAATAACTCACATTCCGACTGGGATTACAGTTGCTATACAAGATGAGCGCTCTCAACATCAA AACAAGGCCAAAGCACTTAAAGTACTGTGTGCAAAGCTATTTGAAATGGAAAGGGTCCGAGCTCATAGTACACGATCAAAACTTCGGTCAGAACAG ATTGGCAGCGGTGATAGATCTGAACGCATCCGGACATACAACTTTCCTCAAGGTCGTGTCACTGATCATAGAGTTGGTATAACTTATCACTCAATAGATGATGTGATGCAAGGTGAGAATCTTGAGGTATTTATTGATGCTCTTTTATTGCAAGAAGAAATGGATGCAATTGCAACTTTTAGTTCTTCTCAGTAA
- the LOC112695672 gene encoding probable pectinesterase/pectinesterase inhibitor, giving the protein MAGSGKIIAAVVSILLVVGVVVGAVVVVNNNGSGNNGGELKTSNKAVSAVCQSADDQKLCHDVLTPVNTSNPKDYITQVVKFSTESVLKALNMSDRLMVESVANGTSDGGVKMALDDCKDLLQSAIHELEASGVFVNSQSLPEVFTNSAELKNWLGAVIAYQQSCLDGFDTDGEKHVQGQLQSESLDSVMKLTALALDVVAGVSKVLSELGLNLTNRPVRRLLGLDQYGFPTWLYPHDRKLINEASQGSIVPNAVVAKDGSGQYKTVLEAINAYPKKHQGRWVIYVKAGIYDEYITVDKAKRNIYMYGDGPAKTIITGRKNFAEGVKTMRTATFTTVAEGFIAKGIAFENTAGPGGHQAVALRVMGDRSAFFDCAFRGHQDTLYAHAHRQFYRNCEISGTIDFIFGYASTYIQNSKIIVRKPKANQQNIIVADGTDQKNMPSGVVLHNCQILAEPSLEAENGKVRTFLARPWKAFSRAVFIENTIGGFINKEGYIPWSAAAPNTEHAYFGEFGNIGAGADASGRVKWAKGLISKDEASQFTVDNFLQANSWLHDTGFPFDASFTKN; this is encoded by the coding sequence ATGGCGGGGTCGGGAAAGATTATAGCTGCTGTTGTTTCAATTCTACTTGTAGTAGGAGTTGTTGTTGGTGCCGTGGTGGTTGTGAACAACAACGGCAGCGGCAACAATGGAGGAGAGTTGAAGACGTCGAACAAGGCGGTGAGCGCAGTGTGTCAAAGCGCCGATGATCAGAAGCTCTGCCACGACGTGCTGACACCTGTGAACACATCAAATCCCAAGGACTACATCACGCAGGTGGTGAAATTCTCCACGGAAAGCGTGTTGAAAGCCCTTAACATGAGCGACAGGCTCATGGTGGAGAGCGTCGCCAACGGCACCAGCGACGGAGGCGTCAAGATGGCTCTGGACGACTGCAAAGACCTCTTGCAATCGGCGATCCACGAGCTTGAGGCCTCCGGCGTGTTTGTGAACAGCCAATCGCTTCCGGAAGTGTTCACAAACAGTGCCGAGCTGAAGAACTGGTTGGGCGCCGTGATCGCCTACCAGCAATCTTGCCTTGACGGGTTCGACACCGATGGGGAGAAGCATGTCCAAGGTCAGTTGCAGAGCGAGAGCTTGGATAGCGTGATGAAGCTCACCGCCTTGGCCCTTGATGTTGTCGCCGGTGTCTCTAAGGTTCTGTCTGAGTTAGGGCTCAACTTGACCAACAGGCCCGTTCGTCGCCTCCTTGGGCTTGATCAATATGGTTTCCCAACATGGTTGTACCCTCATGACCGTAAGCTCATCAATGAGGCCAGCCAGGGTTCCATTGTCCCGAACGCTGTTGTTGCCAAGGATGGTAGTGGCCAGTACAAGACTGTTTTGGAAGCCATTAATGCTTACCCCAAGAAACACCAAGGCAGGTGGGTTATCTATGTTAAGGCTGGAATCTACGACGAGTACATCACCGTCGACAAGGCCAAGCGTAACATCTACATGTACGGTGATGGCCCCGCCAAAACCATCATCACCGGTCGCAAGAACTTCGCTGAAGGTGTCAAGACTATGAGGACTGCCACCTTCACCACCGTTGCTGAGGGATTCATTGCTAAGGGTATTGCTTTTGAGAACACCGCCGGTCCAGGTGGACACCAAGCAGTGGCCCTCCGCGTGATGGGTGACCGCTCAGCCTTCTTCGACTGCGCGTTCCGTGGCCACCAAGATACCTTGTACGCCCATGCTCACCGTCAGTTCTATCGCAACTGCGAAATTAGTGGCACCATTGACTTCATCTTCGGCTACGCTTCAACCTACATCCAGAACTCCAAGATCATCGTGAGGAAGCCCAAGGCAAACCAGCAGAACATCATCGTTGCTGACGGTACCGACCAGAAGAACATGCCATCGGGTGTAGTCCTCCATAACTGCCAGATCTTGGCAGAGCCAAGCCTGGAAGCAGAGAACGGGAAGGTGAGAACCTTCTTGGCAAGACCATGGAAGGCGTTCTCGAGGGCAGTGTTCATTGAGAACACCATCGGTGGCTTCATCAACAAGGAGGGTTACATTCCATGGTCAGCAGCTGCCCCTAACACCGAGCACGCATACTTTGGTGAGTTCGGAAACATTGGAGCTGGTGCTGATGCTTCTGGAAGGGTGAAGTGGGCCAAGGGTCTTATCTCCAAGGATGAGGCTTCTCAGTTCACTGTTGACAATTTCCTCCAAGCTAACTCATGGTTGCACGACACTGGTTTTCCTTTTGATGCTAGCTTCACCAAGAACTAA